In the genome of Fusarium fujikuroi IMI 58289 draft genome, chromosome FFUJ_chr02, one region contains:
- the fsr6 gene encoding fusarubin cluster-transcription factor, with protein sequence MSETRSAKPVRLRLACDACTTAKVRCSRTHPCERCEDNGQAKECCYSASRRHGKRARQRQSAQDSSSSSLTTQFTNAWDDYSTYSAGDLEMLDSWASRSVDVTVDFDDGNGISWVDPWKSLGFVSDTTASQSSGMVSPDLSLSTGPILSIKAPEPTAMHSHDCEALALKVLRSLQCNTNTDQSICKSSPIPQKQTFSTPSIDTVLSVNKAALTNLIPLLKCHCARNPHIAMLHSAILSKVIFWYRVAVTARYHADGVELRPMKIQLGMLDLDDEDQATLQRTVVLRELRKAEKVMETFDSFAGGDDGGLNWHVVAVRNMREELQGIIQKIKKCQGELM encoded by the coding sequence ATGTCCGAGACTCGATCCGCAAAGCCCGTCCGGCTGCGCCTCGCTTGCGACGCTTGTACGACAGCCAAGGTCCGCTGCAGCAGGACTCACCCCTGCGAGCGCTGCGAGGACAACGGGCAGGCGAAGGAGTGCTGCTACAGCGCTTCGCGACGACATGGAAAGCGGGCGCGACAGAGGCAGAGTGCTCAGGATAGTAGCAGTAGTAGTCTTACGACGCAGTTTACGAATGCGTGGGACGATTACAGTACATACTCGGCTGgcgatcttgagatgctgGATAGTTGGGCGTCGCGCAGTGTCGACGTCACCGTTGACTTTGACGATGGGAACGGTATATCTTGGGTTGATCCGTGGAAGTCGCTGGGCTTTGTGTCGGATACTACTGCATCTCAGTCGAGCGGTATGGTATCACCTGATTTGAGTTTATCGACTGGGCCGATATTGTCGATCAAAGCGCCGGAGCCAACAGCCATGCACTCTCACGATTGCGAGGCCCTTGCTCTCAAGGTGTTGAGATCGCTGCAATGCAACACTAACACCGACCAAAGCATCTGCAAATCCTCTCCCATTCCCCAAAAACAAACCttttcaacaccatccatCGACACAGTCCTGTCCGTCAACAAAGCCGCTCTCACAAACCTCATTCCCCTCCTCAAATGCCACTGCGCACGCAATCCCCATATCGCAATGCTACACAGCGCAATCTTATCAAAAGTCATATTCTGGTACAGGGTTGCAGTCACAGCACGGTATCACGCCGACGGAGTCGAGCTACGACCTATGAAGATCCAGCTTGGGATGCTGGAtctcgatgatgaggatcaaGCTACACTGCAGAGGACTGTTGTTCTGAGAGAGCTGAGAAAGGCGGAGAAGGTCATGGAGACATTTGATTCTTTTGCTGGAGGGGATGATGGCGGGTTGAATTGGCATGTTGTTGCTGTGAGGAATATGAGGGAGGAACTGCAGGGAATTatccagaagatcaagaaatgTCAAGGCGAGCTGATGTGA